In Desulfovibrio sp. TomC, the following proteins share a genomic window:
- a CDS encoding sensor domain-containing diguanylate cyclase, whose product MRLNKTKYQLADELAIAQQRIAELEALSLAKSESLSWKESILNSSSIGILVVTNNRIITEVNNKLAEMFGYSKEEMLGNSVHMIHLDEQRGVQFGEKFWAKTAETKTVTCEYPLKKKDGTTVLCELSGTAINSNALWQGVVWAVVDISERKKIEHDLLFCANHDHLTGIYNRGFFVRQLEEEVWRSKRYKRHISLIMIDVDDFKKVNDLYGHIVGDSVLKWLCAEVQLTLRQADIFGRVGGEEFGIALPETEIAGAVQLAERIRESIFTQTFAPDSIELQLTLSFGVAMLAQDDDCDSFFKRSDDALIIAKSTGKNKVVVL is encoded by the coding sequence TTGCGTTTAAATAAAACAAAATACCAACTAGCCGATGAGCTAGCAATAGCTCAACAACGTATTGCTGAGCTTGAAGCCCTGTCTCTTGCCAAGTCCGAAAGCTTGTCTTGGAAAGAAAGCATATTGAATAGTTCCTCAATAGGAATTCTTGTTGTTACCAATAACCGTATTATTACAGAAGTAAATAACAAATTGGCTGAAATGTTCGGATACAGTAAAGAGGAGATGCTTGGAAATTCAGTGCATATGATTCATCTCGATGAACAACGGGGTGTGCAGTTTGGAGAGAAATTTTGGGCGAAAACCGCTGAGACTAAAACTGTAACGTGTGAATATCCATTGAAGAAAAAAGACGGAACCACTGTTTTATGTGAGTTGTCAGGGACAGCTATAAATTCAAATGCCCTGTGGCAAGGGGTTGTTTGGGCTGTGGTTGATATTTCTGAAAGAAAAAAAATCGAACATGATTTATTGTTTTGTGCGAACCACGATCATCTTACCGGTATTTATAACAGAGGTTTTTTTGTTAGACAACTAGAAGAAGAAGTTTGGCGGTCAAAACGATATAAAAGGCACATATCGTTAATAATGATTGATGTTGATGACTTTAAAAAAGTAAATGATTTGTACGGCCATATCGTTGGAGACAGTGTTCTAAAGTGGTTGTGTGCGGAAGTGCAGTTGACTTTAAGACAAGCTGATATATTTGGTCGGGTCGGGGGCGAAGAATTTGGCATTGCGCTTCCAGAAACAGAAATTGCTGGAGCCGTGCAGCTCGCAGAGCGAATCCGTGAATCTATTTTTACTCAAACTTTTGCTCCGGATTCTATAGAATTGCAACTGACATTAAGCTTTGGAGTTGCCATGCTGGCTCAAGATGACGATTGCGATAGTTTTTTCAAGAGAAGTGATGATGCACTGATTATTGCAAAGTCTACTGGTAAGAATAAAGTTGTTGTGCTGTAA
- a CDS encoding sensor domain-containing protein: MLRLKPSKIVAFYAIVSALWVLFSDRAVGMLFSDSVQTITMLSTFKGWLYIYVISVMLYIVLKRYERENNNHQKSLSESEERFKTIFDSVSDCIFIHDPRNGKIIDVNARTCATFGYSREEFLKLDVGKISSGISPYTQDEAVNRIRQTLKGDILSFEWQCKTRNGRIFWGQVSTSRAVINGIDQVLVSLQDITERKQTEIVLAEERKFANAVLESVPGLLYLYNDEGLLVRWNKQHESITGYSGQELSQMHLLDWYKGDELAQKKITDAINRVVRDGSAVEEADLQTKNGEKIPFYLTAVRLEIEGKIYFVGVGIDITEQKKLEQQLTFRALHDPLTGLANRTLYIERISQANERLSENKEHNFAVVFIDIDSFKSINDSFGHEAGDLVLCEVAHRIECCARKTDTVCRYGGDEFILLLTDIDRSEVIQVIGKVQDVLVAPLAINSHELQISASFGVAYGNDGQQSPETFLRNANIALHNAKISRIEKLVVYEEGMHEAAILNLNLQNDMRRGLEAKEFFVVYQPIFVLKNGQLSGFEALLRWRHPHRGIISPGEFIPAAEESGFIYELGKFVLNQSCLDFVGLMPNLPSDDSLTLSVNISPRQLARPGLTDMIEQALCKTGLPPWALILEVTESSIMEHPEDSACILDKLKQKGVHIAIDDFGTGYSSMSVLQKLPLDSLKVDMSFVSRLTGSKGDREIVRAIITLAHSLRLKTVAEGIETVEQLEILRELGCELGQGYLCSRPLSLVDIPLVMSKKACPSLT, translated from the coding sequence ATGCTTCGCCTCAAACCGTCGAAGATTGTTGCCTTCTACGCAATCGTCAGCGCTCTATGGGTTCTTTTTTCTGACAGGGCAGTCGGCATGCTGTTCTCAGATTCTGTTCAAACTATTACGATGCTTAGCACTTTTAAAGGATGGCTCTATATATATGTCATCTCGGTCATGCTATATATAGTTTTGAAAAGATACGAAAGGGAAAATAACAATCATCAAAAATCACTTTCTGAAAGCGAGGAGCGTTTCAAAACAATATTTGATTCTGTAAGTGACTGTATTTTCATTCATGATCCTAGGAACGGTAAAATAATAGATGTAAATGCTAGGACATGTGCAACTTTTGGGTATAGTCGAGAAGAATTCCTTAAACTAGATGTGGGCAAAATAAGTTCCGGTATTTCTCCTTATACTCAGGACGAGGCTGTAAATCGAATTCGCCAAACTCTCAAAGGGGATATTTTATCCTTCGAGTGGCAGTGTAAAACTCGAAATGGGCGTATCTTTTGGGGGCAAGTTTCAACAAGTAGAGCGGTAATTAACGGGATTGATCAAGTATTAGTGAGTTTACAAGATATCACAGAGAGGAAACAGACAGAGATTGTATTGGCAGAAGAGCGTAAATTTGCAAATGCAGTACTTGAAAGTGTTCCTGGTTTATTGTATCTTTACAATGACGAAGGATTGCTTGTCCGTTGGAATAAACAGCATGAATCAATTACAGGGTACTCTGGTCAAGAACTCTCTCAAATGCACCTTCTTGACTGGTACAAGGGCGATGAACTTGCCCAGAAAAAAATTACAGATGCCATCAATCGCGTTGTGCGTGATGGTAGCGCTGTTGAGGAAGCGGATCTTCAAACAAAGAATGGAGAGAAAATACCATTTTATTTGACTGCAGTTCGTTTAGAAATTGAAGGGAAAATATATTTTGTCGGCGTAGGTATCGACATCACCGAACAAAAAAAACTAGAGCAACAGCTGACATTCCGCGCACTCCACGATCCGTTGACCGGTTTAGCTAATCGAACCCTTTACATTGAACGTATTTCTCAGGCGAATGAGCGCCTTTCTGAAAATAAAGAGCATAACTTTGCGGTTGTATTTATCGACATTGATAGTTTTAAGTCTATTAATGACAGCTTCGGTCACGAAGCGGGCGATCTGGTCTTGTGTGAAGTTGCGCATCGGATTGAATGTTGTGCTAGAAAAACTGATACAGTCTGTCGCTATGGCGGAGACGAATTCATTTTACTTCTGACAGATATTGATAGATCGGAAGTGATTCAAGTTATCGGTAAAGTGCAAGATGTACTCGTTGCCCCGTTGGCCATAAACTCTCATGAGTTGCAGATTAGCGCAAGCTTTGGCGTTGCATATGGTAATGATGGACAGCAATCTCCTGAAACCTTTTTGAGAAATGCGAATATTGCATTGCACAATGCAAAAATTTCCCGAATTGAGAAACTAGTTGTCTATGAAGAGGGAATGCATGAAGCAGCTATCCTCAACCTGAATTTGCAAAATGATATGCGTCGCGGACTTGAGGCCAAGGAATTTTTTGTTGTCTACCAGCCTATATTTGTACTTAAAAATGGCCAGTTGTCTGGATTTGAGGCCCTTCTTCGCTGGCGTCACCCGCATCGCGGCATTATAAGTCCTGGAGAGTTTATACCTGCAGCGGAAGAGTCCGGTTTTATATATGAACTTGGTAAGTTCGTATTAAACCAATCTTGTTTAGATTTTGTCGGGTTGATGCCGAATTTGCCTTCAGATGACAGTCTTACTTTGTCTGTCAATATTTCTCCCAGGCAGCTTGCACGACCAGGTTTGACTGACATGATCGAGCAAGCCCTATGCAAAACAGGTCTGCCACCGTGGGCCTTGATACTTGAAGTTACAGAATCTTCTATCATGGAGCATCCTGAAGATTCAGCTTGCATTCTTGATAAGCTAAAACAGAAAGGCGTTCACATCGCTATTGACGATTTCGGAACGGGGTATTCCTCGATGAGTGTTTTGCAAAAATTGCCGTTGGACAGCCTGAAAGTGGATATGAGCTTTGTCAGCAGATTGACAGGCAGTAAAGGAGATCGCGAAATCGTTCGTGCGATCATTACATTGGCTCATAGTCTTCGTCTAAAAACTGTTGCTGAGGGCATTGAGACCGTTGAGCAGCTCGAAATCCTCCGGGAGTTAGGTTGCGAATTGGGCCAAGGCTATTTATGCTCTAGGCCTTTGTCTTTAGTTGACATACCTCTCGTTATGTCTAAAAAAGCTTGCCCCTCGCTCACTTAA
- a CDS encoding GIY-YIG nuclease family protein, which produces MPWYVYILKCSDGTFYCGITCDVTRRIDEHNGLLPGGARYTCSRRPVLLVSSAPFANRSEASRAEYRIKKVHRDKKVSLLNEFANGMVSNNQS; this is translated from the coding sequence GTGCCCTGGTATGTTTATATACTTAAGTGCTCCGATGGCACATTTTATTGTGGAATAACGTGTGACGTGACCCGTAGGATTGATGAACATAATGGATTATTGCCTGGCGGAGCTAGATACACATGCAGCCGAAGGCCCGTGCTCCTTGTTTCTAGTGCCCCTTTTGCAAATAGATCTGAAGCTTCAAGAGCTGAGTATCGAATTAAAAAGGTACACAGGGACAAGAAAGTATCACTTTTAAATGAGTTCGCTAATGGTATGGTAAGTAATAATCAGTCGTAA
- the recD2 gene encoding SF1B family DNA helicase RecD2, whose translation MDLVDLQGQIERVTFTSEESGYTIAKVKVYGRRELVTVVGNILCPTPGEIIKMKGEWGNHPKFGEQFKLTFYKTTTPASVHGIEKYLGSGLIKGIGPVMAKRIVKLFGEATLDVIEADIQKLVEVPGIGSKRVGMIGLAWEEQKEIRSVMLFLQTHGVSSGYATKIYKQYKNESIGVVQENPYRLAHDIFGIGFVTADKIAQKLGFDKNSPLRAEAGILYVLHQLSDEGHVFYPREPLIEKAIEILEVEAGVLTDALGRLAREQKIVAETLDNPGGPVEAVYLAKYHLSEKQVTARLKALQAAAKGVRAIDAVKAVEWVQEKLSMTLAEKQVEAVRAAATSKVLVITGGPGTGKTTIIRAILKIFSAITKHILLAAPTGRAAKRMSEATGHEAKTLHRLLEYSMQKGGFQKNEDHPLDCELIVVDEASMIDLILMHHLLKAIPKPATLILVGDVDQLPSVGAGNVLKDVIASGAIPVVELNEIFRQAQESSIIVNAHRINKGVMPDLRPKMEGDDFYFVQEDEPDRALQRIIHLVKERIPKKFGLDPIDDIQVLTPMNRGVVGTANLNTALQEALNPRGEELARGGRTFRVGDKVMQIKNDYDREVFNGDIGRIARIDSEEQEVVLAIDGREVKYEYSDLDELVLAYGVSIHKSQGSEYPAIVIPIMMQHYIMLQRNLIYTGITRGRKLVVLVGQKKALGMAVRNNKTSFRNTYLDKRLKLGK comes from the coding sequence ATGGATCTAGTTGATCTCCAGGGACAGATAGAGCGGGTCACTTTTACCAGCGAAGAGAGTGGCTACACCATTGCCAAGGTCAAGGTGTACGGCCGCCGCGAACTCGTAACCGTCGTTGGCAATATCTTGTGCCCCACCCCGGGCGAGATCATCAAGATGAAGGGCGAATGGGGTAACCACCCGAAGTTCGGCGAGCAGTTCAAACTCACATTCTACAAGACGACCACCCCCGCCTCTGTCCACGGAATTGAAAAATACCTTGGGTCGGGCCTGATCAAGGGCATCGGCCCGGTCATGGCCAAGCGCATCGTCAAGCTGTTCGGGGAGGCCACACTGGATGTCATTGAGGCGGACATTCAGAAGCTTGTTGAGGTGCCGGGCATCGGCTCCAAACGGGTCGGAATGATCGGTCTGGCCTGGGAGGAGCAGAAAGAAATCCGCTCGGTCATGTTGTTCCTCCAGACCCACGGGGTCAGCTCCGGCTACGCGACGAAAATCTACAAGCAGTACAAGAACGAGTCGATAGGCGTGGTCCAGGAGAATCCCTACCGGCTGGCCCATGACATTTTCGGCATCGGCTTTGTCACAGCGGACAAAATCGCGCAGAAGCTTGGGTTCGACAAAAACTCTCCGCTCCGGGCCGAGGCCGGCATCCTGTATGTCCTTCACCAGCTGTCTGACGAGGGTCACGTCTTTTACCCCCGGGAACCATTAATCGAGAAGGCCATTGAGATCTTGGAAGTGGAGGCTGGAGTTCTGACTGATGCCCTCGGTCGTCTGGCAAGGGAGCAAAAGATTGTCGCTGAAACGTTGGATAATCCGGGTGGGCCGGTTGAAGCCGTCTACCTTGCCAAATACCATCTCTCTGAAAAGCAGGTGACGGCGAGGCTCAAGGCGCTCCAGGCTGCCGCCAAAGGTGTTCGCGCCATTGACGCCGTGAAGGCAGTGGAATGGGTCCAGGAAAAGCTGTCCATGACCCTGGCAGAGAAACAGGTCGAGGCGGTGCGGGCCGCAGCCACGAGCAAGGTCCTGGTCATTACCGGTGGACCGGGGACCGGCAAAACGACAATTATCCGGGCCATCCTCAAGATTTTTTCCGCGATTACCAAGCACATCCTCCTGGCGGCACCGACAGGCCGTGCAGCTAAGCGCATGTCCGAAGCCACCGGTCATGAAGCCAAGACGCTCCACCGGCTGCTTGAGTACTCCATGCAGAAAGGTGGCTTCCAGAAGAACGAGGACCATCCCCTCGATTGCGAGCTGATTGTCGTGGACGAAGCGTCCATGATTGACCTCATTCTGATGCACCATTTGCTCAAGGCCATCCCGAAACCGGCCACCTTGATACTGGTTGGTGACGTGGACCAGCTGCCGTCGGTCGGTGCCGGCAACGTGCTCAAGGACGTGATCGCTTCTGGAGCCATTCCGGTCGTGGAGCTGAACGAAATTTTCCGGCAGGCGCAAGAATCCTCCATTATCGTCAACGCCCACAGGATCAACAAGGGCGTCATGCCTGACCTGCGGCCGAAAATGGAGGGTGATGATTTTTATTTCGTGCAAGAGGATGAACCAGACCGAGCGCTGCAGCGAATCATCCATTTGGTCAAGGAGCGGATTCCGAAAAAGTTTGGCCTGGACCCCATCGACGACATCCAGGTATTAACCCCCATGAACCGAGGCGTTGTCGGGACCGCGAACCTTAACACTGCTCTTCAGGAAGCACTCAATCCTCGAGGTGAGGAACTCGCCCGTGGAGGAAGGACGTTCCGAGTCGGCGACAAGGTCATGCAGATCAAAAATGACTATGACCGGGAAGTTTTTAATGGTGACATCGGGCGGATTGCGAGAATTGATTCAGAAGAACAAGAAGTTGTCCTAGCCATTGATGGCCGCGAAGTTAAATATGAATATTCTGATCTAGATGAGTTGGTACTTGCTTATGGCGTGTCGATTCACAAATCTCAGGGGTCAGAGTATCCGGCGATTGTTATTCCTATTATGATGCAGCACTATATAATGCTACAGAGAAATCTAATATACACTGGAATTACTCGGGGGCGGAAGCTCGTTGTCCTCGTTGGCCAAAAGAAAGCGCTTGGTATGGCCGTAAGAAATAATAAGACGTCATTTAGGAACACCTATTTAGACAAAAGACTCAAGCTCGGAAAGTAA
- a CDS encoding nucleoside 2-deoxyribosyltransferase, giving the protein MKIYQAGPLFTEADRDWHKKFTSALNKEGHTAIWPGDLFDEEHLLSLGSKAKEHIFEKCRNTIDECDIVVALLDGTQVDDGTSWEIGYAFAKNIPIFGIRTDFRNGGDTSHSMVNCMIECSCKAIATSISGLLELL; this is encoded by the coding sequence ATGAAAATATATCAGGCTGGTCCATTGTTTACCGAAGCTGACCGAGATTGGCACAAGAAGTTTACTTCTGCCCTCAATAAAGAAGGCCATACGGCGATCTGGCCAGGCGATCTATTTGACGAGGAGCATTTATTGTCTCTTGGCAGTAAGGCCAAGGAACATATTTTTGAAAAGTGCCGGAATACCATTGACGAGTGCGATATTGTAGTTGCACTTTTGGACGGCACCCAAGTCGATGATGGAACATCCTGGGAAATTGGGTATGCTTTTGCAAAGAATATCCCCATTTTTGGGATCAGAACTGATTTTCGAAATGGAGGAGATACGAGTCACTCAATGGTGAATTGCATGATCGAGTGTTCCTGCAAAGCAATAGCTACAAGTATTTCTGGCTTGCTAGAGCTCCTATAG
- a CDS encoding YcgL domain-containing protein, which produces MIFAIHQSKNNPRIYLFTKEKGNISGVPEGVIEHLGKIQFLRNSREQSKETEIIALRYKEIEAKIISDGYCLLKL; this is translated from the coding sequence ATGATATTTGCGATTCATCAAAGCAAGAACAACCCTAGAATATATCTTTTTACGAAAGAAAAAGGCAACATCTCGGGAGTTCCCGAGGGGGTGATCGAACATCTAGGGAAAATTCAATTTTTGCGAAATTCCCGCGAGCAATCAAAGGAAACAGAAATTATAGCTTTGCGCTACAAAGAGATTGAAGCTAAAATAATATCTGATGGCTATTGCCTGTTGAAGCTGTAG
- a CDS encoding recombinase family protein produces MSTTWAYLRVSTSRQELDNQRLEILNFANQAGIRVDEFVEVEISSRKTTEERRIDELLARLAPGDTVVVSELSRLGRSLGEMVQIVEQLKEKEVALIAIKQGINTRSDSDMASKCIIYLSGMFAELERDFLSQRTKNGLERAKAQGKVLGRKKGSLGKSKMDEHVDEIKRLMTLKVPKASVAKILGVSRQALYKFIESRNIDVAS; encoded by the coding sequence ATGAGCACGACCTGGGCATATTTGAGGGTCTCGACATCTAGACAGGAGCTGGACAATCAACGCTTGGAAATTTTAAATTTTGCCAACCAGGCCGGCATCCGAGTTGACGAATTCGTGGAGGTCGAGATTTCCAGCCGGAAGACCACGGAGGAACGGCGCATTGACGAACTGCTGGCTCGTTTGGCTCCAGGGGATACCGTTGTCGTCAGCGAGTTGTCGCGGCTTGGTCGTTCGCTCGGGGAGATGGTTCAGATAGTGGAGCAACTGAAGGAAAAGGAAGTGGCGCTGATCGCCATCAAGCAGGGAATCAATACCCGAAGTGACTCTGATATGGCATCCAAGTGTATCATCTACCTGTCCGGGATGTTTGCTGAGCTTGAGCGTGACTTTCTGAGCCAGCGCACAAAAAATGGTCTTGAACGCGCCAAGGCACAAGGCAAGGTCCTTGGTCGCAAGAAAGGTAGTCTTGGAAAATCGAAAATGGATGAACATGTTGATGAGATCAAGAGGCTCATGACATTGAAAGTGCCAAAGGCGTCCGTTGCAAAGATCCTTGGCGTGAGCCGACAAGCATTGTATAAATTTATTGAAAGTCGAAATATTGATGTCGCTAGCTGA
- a CDS encoding gamma-glutamylcyclotransferase family protein — protein MHLFVYGTLRRGQSNYQRLLDGKEGFEFVGSATTANKYTMSSSGIPFVHKQPEMSLIRGEVFMVWDNKLIKSLDSLEGHQDGERQGYHREMTPVRLDNGVDMLAWLYFYYGVHHGSIVQSGDWLNRKNNK, from the coding sequence ATGCATTTATTTGTTTATGGGACACTTAGGCGGGGGCAGTCAAACTATCAGCGACTACTTGACGGCAAAGAAGGATTTGAATTTGTCGGTTCTGCGACGACCGCAAATAAGTACACAATGTCCTCTTCAGGGATTCCTTTCGTCCACAAGCAACCAGAGATGTCATTAATCAGAGGGGAAGTGTTTATGGTCTGGGACAATAAATTGATCAAATCGCTGGACTCGCTGGAAGGCCATCAGGACGGCGAGCGCCAAGGCTACCACCGTGAGATGACGCCAGTACGTTTAGATAATGGTGTCGATATGCTAGCCTGGCTTTATTTTTATTATGGCGTCCACCATGGCTCCATTGTCCAGTCCGGAGATTGGCTAAATCGAAAAAACAATAAATAA